One Triticum dicoccoides isolate Atlit2015 ecotype Zavitan chromosome 5B, WEW_v2.0, whole genome shotgun sequence genomic window carries:
- the LOC119305637 gene encoding transmembrane protein 45B-like, which yields MGTLVGHVAPGAGFLLIGLWQLFNHIRLFVLRPGSYVAPLWFPARGVRHLELILIIAGTSASILMELVIGPAKHQPFDDDGTIPSDHLHNFEHASISLALLAFAAVTIHMDRVRAPMRDAVSQLVAAAAFAQELLVFHLHSTDHMGVEGQFHWLLQTVIAVTLATTLLGIPYPRSFVVSLVRSASLVLQGVWLIVMGVMLWTPGLVSKGCFLNHEDGHDVVRCRTDEALHRAKALVNLQFSWYLTGTMVFVVVFYLQISRLYSEEPQYLPLVKGGHAGGRFSIGDDHEDDDDEDDLEAEKRGYGDVVSGGIKPMEVER from the coding sequence ATGGGCACCCTCGTCGGCCACGTCGCGCCGGGCGCCGGCTTCCTCCTCATCGGCCTGTGGCAGCTGTTCAACCACATCCGGCTCTTCGTGCTGCGGCCCGGCTCCTACGTCGCGCCGCTCTGGTTCCCCGCGCGCGGCGTCCGCCACCTCGAGCTCATCCTCATCATCGCCGGCACGTCGGCGTCCATCCTGATGGAGCTCGTCATCGGCCCCGCGAAGCACCAGCCGTTCGACGACGACGGCACCATCCCGTCCGACCACCTCCACAACTTCGAGCACGCGTCCATCTCGCTCGCGCTGCTCGCGTTCGCCGCGGTCACCATCCACATGGACAGGGTCCGGGCGCCCATGCGGGACGCCGTGTCGCAGCTGGTCGCCGCCGCGGCGTTCGCGCAGGAGCTGCTGGTCTTCCACCTCCACTCCACGGACCACATGGGCGTGGAGGGGCAGTTCCACTGGCTGCTGCAGACCGTCATCGCCGTCACGCTGGCCACCACGCTGCTGGGCATCCCGTACCCGCGGAGCTTCGTGGTGAGCCTGGTCAGGTCGGCGAGCCTCGTGCTCCAGGGCGTGTGGTTGATTGTCATGGGCGTCATGCTCTGGACGCCGGGGCTCGTCTCCAAGGGGTGCTTCCTCAATCACGAGGACGGCCACGACGTGGTCCGGTGCCGCACCGACGAGGCGCTCCACCGCGCCAAGGCGCTGGTCAACCTGCAGTTCAGCTGGTACCTGACGGGCACCATGGTGTTCGTCGTCGTGTTCTACCTCCAGATCAGCAGACTGTATTCCGAGGAGCCGCAGTACTTGCCGCTGGTCAAGGGGGGCCACGCCGGTGGCCGGTTCAGCATCGGGGACGATCACGaggacgatgacgacgaggatgacctgGAGGCCGAAAAGCGTGGCTACGGAGACGTGGTCAGCGGTGGCATAAAACCCATGGAGGTAGAGAGGTAA